The window GACACTGGTCGTTTCAAGGACACGTCGAGGAACTGCTTCTGTGTTCTTGCGATCTGAAATATAGACGCCGTTATCAGTACCATAAAGGAGCTTGCGGCCTCCGTCTGTTCACTAGTTAGCTCTCAGAATTCTCGGGGGGGAAGGGGGGTAAGGTGGGAAGTAAGGAAACTATAAGACGTACCAAATGGCGAGACACAGTTAACTTGGTTCGTTCCCACAAAGAagttgctggagatgatATTGGTTGTGAAGAAGTCGGCTCGCGCTCGGAGCCGTTGTTGTGAGGCGTCAATGTGCTCAAGCCACTTTTTCCGCGCTGCCTGGTTGGCGGCATAGACCGTGAGCTCATATCCCGCCTTGCCAAGATGCCTAAAGGTAATGGGCCagccttctccttttttggCGTCCCCTGCATTGGCCCGTATGGCCGGTAACAAGCTAGATGCCGACCGCTTGACGCCGCCGTCAGACGGGATCACCTCTTCCATTTCCCGAATGGCAAGCAGCTCCAGGGGAATAGGCCGTCGATAAGCCTTGACTTCTTCGGCCTTGCCATTCTGCTTTATGCGAACAAGCAAAACCGCATGATCGAAGAGGAAACCAGTCAACTCAGCCGATTCAGTAGGCGACTTCTTGAACTGACTCTTGAACACAAGTTCGCGGCCATCTTCAGTAAGTTTCAGGTCGACGCGCTCATTGGGTCGGAACCGGAGCTGTTCCTGAAGCCTTCGCAAGTTGAAGCGGTTCTCGGCTTTGCCAGACTCTGCATTCACTCTTCCTAGAAGATCTCGGATCATGGTGAGAACCTTTGGAATATCTTCCTTGTcggcgctgccatcttccGAGTATTTCAGCAcattctccagcagcagaggGTATCTGGCCAAACGCGTGGTTGGCTTGGTAAGATAACCGTTAAGCTCCAGCTTTCTTGATTCCTTTCGCCGCTCAATCTCGTCGacgagcttggagaagaaggggttGATGGAACGCTCGTTTTCGAACTCAAATTTGGCTTCCAGCTGTCTAGAACCGTAAAAGATGAAGGGCTCAAATTGCGGCACAAACTCCAGGAAAATATCACCAATATTCTGCACGATAGGATCCTTCTGCTGCCGGGTAGTCAGAGAGCTTGCAAAACGTGAGCTGACGCTATGGACACTTGGGTGATCAATGATGTTGCTGAAGATATTCTTGACCACTCTCTCTCTACGCTGGAGGGGTATTGGCGACGCCTTGGACCGCAGAGGAATAATCCAGAAATCACGTAGGTACTCAAGATCCTTGACGAAGTCTCGTTCGGTATAGCAGATTTCGGATATAACCTCCTGtcgcttcttttctcgctcGCTGACTGCGTCAGCAACCTCCTTTGGCACCGAGTTGATCCAGAGCTTCTGTTCATCAGTCTTATCAACCTCGTCATCGTTGACATTGGCAGAGTCTTCCTTGCGCAGCCCAGAGGTAATCTTCAGGTTCAATCTAGAAACCTGTTCTAGTCTTCTAGGGCAGGCAATAGAATAGCAAAGCTGGTCTCTCGTGCAAGTAGGCGAATAACACTCTGATAGTAGCACAAAGACGCCGTTCACGGGCGTATCCTCAGGTTCATCCATCAGACTCTCTCGAAATTGGTACATTTCGGATTGTGAATCTCGCAGCCGATGTTCGTACGTGACATCGTGAAAGTATTTCTGAGCATCCAGAGAGCGACCCAGTAACAGAGCCAAGTTTCGATCAGTCGTTCTAATGATGTAAGATAGTACATCGACTGCCTCTGAACCAGAAAAAGCATTCTTATACGTCAGCTCGTTCTTCGTTCTGTCGCCCACGATAATCTTCTGCCTAAAGCATTCGGCCACTCGTGAAAGAAGGGCCGGGTATACAAGCGGGGCTCGGATCTTCGTCGTCGCAGTGGTCGGGCGCTCGCTGTCGAtggatctgcttcttcctggtCTTTGGACGAGCGTGCCTGCGTCAGACTCGCTAGGCGGGGTTATCGTGGAGGCTGTAGACATCATGGAAGCCATAGAGAAAGTTCTTCCATGGTCCACAGTGCTACTTGTAGAGGTCATGGTTTGTGTCCGCGTCTGCGTCCCTGGCATAGGGGCATAGTGGGCGGTTTGGGCTGAGTACCCTGAGCCTGGGTTGGCATCGTTCGGCGCTCGCCGGTTGGGAATAACTCGCCCACTCATGGTTTGTGTGCCATCTCGATCTTGAGGATGGTAAACACCAGTTAATGACATTGAACGGTCATCATGGCGGTCCGGGACTACCCTACCTTGAGCAGTTGTCCTAGAGAGAGCATGCTGATTGTTATAGGGCGCTTGCCGAAACTGATTTGCAGACGACTGATTATAGTTAGTTTGCCCAGGATACATCTGTGGGCGGGGCATGGAGGCTAGGGATTGCGATCGATATGCGTCGCTATTCAAAGCAGGAGGCTGTCCTCCTTGATATGGCCTCTGGACTGGGCCTCTCGGGCCCCCAGATGGTAGCGGCGGGCCGCGAGAGTCGAATCGAGGAGGCCCTGTACCCGGAGGTCCTGGGTAAGGACGCCTGgcctgctgttgctgctgctgcaggtattgtgcttgagaagaaggaacTTGAGGCCCTGAAGCGGAGCGCTGGCCCGGATAGTTGCCATTCGCCATGTGATCGACCGGCCGAGGTCTCGGGGCTTGTTCACGATCGTTGTAATACCCCTGGCCAGGACGAGGAGGCGGTTGGCGATGCATGCCAGAGGCAGATGATATTGTGTGTGTCCTTCCTTGGTCGAGCATTGGCGGGACGGATGCCGATGTCATGGTCTGGGACCTTCCCCCCCCCGGGGGGGCAGCACCAAAGATATTTGAAAACGCGGCATCCCGTTGATAATTGCCATTCTGGTCGGGATAGCCCCGCGGCGGCTGGCGTTGGCCAGGAGGTGCCCGGGGATTGTATTGGTAGTCGGCCATGTTTCCTGCGCTGCAGACAGCGAGCGAGAGCAGTCAGATCGTGTGCTCTCGGCAGACTCAAGGGGAGAAGGGGGACAAACGAGCTGAGAGTGGTGCGTAGGGCCAGCCGCTAGAGCGGTCAGACTCTATACGATTCTAGCCAGCCAGATGTCCCGGTCGGCCGCGTTGCTTCGCGTGTCGTCGTAGCCTGGCGTAGTGAGGATATCGATATTTGGAGCCTTGCGTGGGAAAGCGCTTCCCCTTTGGAATGGATTCTCGGCCGTGGCAGAAAGGGGACCAGTGGTGGAGCGCTCGTCTCCCTTTCTCAAAGCCGTTCAGAGGAACTGACCAAGGTCAATAAAAGCCCCAGTGTTCAACGCTTCTGGcaatgccgctgccttgTAGTCTTGGGGTACGGACGCTGTGTCGTGTCAAGAAGGGTGCATCAGGGGAGTAGGCGCAAGATTTGCCTGCGGCGTGGGTGACGATGGCTGGTCGCGTTTCGAACCCAGACAAGCCGTTCTTCTCCAACCCAGCGGACGCCTCACGATGCAGAGCAGCCGTCAAGCCAAACAGGAACCCGGAGGGAGTCAGTCCTTCGCAGCTGGACTGGCAGATATGGCTGGTTGGCGACCGACCGACCTACCTTGTGGCTAGCAAGTGGTTTGGCTGTCCGATAAACTGCTAGGCTGGGAAATAGGAAGTACGTAAAGTGGTCGCCGCGTATTACGGAGTGCTCAGGGATAGTGGGATTGAGTCGGCGTGCTGTTGGCACCGCCGCACCGCCTACAGGGGAGTCAACCTACCCGCAAGACATCCATGGAAGGCAGCGCCAAGCCTAGCGCACCTCTTTCAGAGCTATGGGGCATTCAAAATGGCCTACCTCTGCAGAGGGCCTGCTAAAGcatgttgatgatgctgttaCGTGCCTTTGTTCTCCGTATCGGCAGCCCCAGTATTAAACAACAAGTATCTAGCCTAGTAATAGCATTATCCAAGCCCAAAGATTAATCTTTCAGAGTCATTAGCAACTTGGAACTTGAAACGTGGAAGGCGAGAGAATCTGTTGGCCGCCGAGTTTGCGTAGACTAGCGCAGTTAACAGCGCAATACATCCCGTCAAGTACCGCCTATTGAAGTACAGTAAACCTCAATTCAATCACATACCGTCCGCCCCGACAAGGCACAGTTTCTACATATCGTATCATAAGAGTAAACTTGCGATGGGCGCTATTTTCCTACATACTAAAGAGAAAAATTCACTTGTTGCCTGATCAATCTCACGTGAATCAGAGAGCTCCGTATATACACGTAGGTGGCATCCGGTCAGAGCTACCTCATTTATGGAACTAAGAGAGCTTCCACTGCGCTTTTTAAGAGCTTCAAGCAATTCTAAGAGCTTCGGGCAATCAGTCCAGCCGCTACAGATGAGGTAATACCTCATATAGACGCCTACAGCTGCCAATCAGCTGCTAATCGCAGTCGTACCTCCACGGAGCATTAGTCTGTACTCCGACGCTGCTTCAGGGATGCGAATAGCCAGACCAGCCAATGAGAGAATTCAGTCACTCACAATCACGTGATGTTTAGTTGCTACCATTGGCTGCCATGACGCCAGCTTCAACACCGGACGCCGAAGCCATTCTTCTCCCATCTGGTCGCGCCTAGCTCTGTGTCGACCTCCGCCATTACCTCTGTCCTCTCTATACCAGTGGCTACATCATAATCATGGAGTCAGAACTTGCTCCCAAGTTTGCGCCCTTCATCGGGATGGTAAGCGATCGCCGCTCAATAAAAGGAGACCCTGACAGTAGCTGACTGACACGCTTAATCTAGGGcggcattgctgctgcaatgatATTTGGATGTACGACTTCCTCTTCGCCGAATTAACTCCCAATCCTCCGATTTCTTCGACTTTGCTAAATATTATATGTCCTATTAGCTATCGGTGCTGCCTATGGGACAGCTAAATCAGGCATCGGTATTGCCGGCGTTGGCACCTTTCGACCGGATCTTATCATGAAGGTGGGCGCCTGAAGTATCATGAAATTTAAAACCATAGACTCATTAACCATATCTTAGTGTCTGATTCCAGTCATCATGTCTGGTATCTTAGCAGTTTACTCTCTTGTCATTGCAGTCCTCATTGCAGAAGATCTCGCCGCCCCCTCAGCAAAGAGCTACAGTCTTTTCACGTTCGTCGAGTCGATCAACCCGGAGCTTACCTTGAAACATCTGCTAACATACCTTAGAGGCTTCATGCACCTCGGATGTGGCATATCTGTAGGAATGACCGGGCTGGCAGCTGGGTACTGCATCGGCATCGTTGGCGATACCGGAGTCCGTGCCTTCATGGCACAGTCTAGGATATTCGTCGGCATGGTTCTAATTCTTATTTTTGGCGAAGTACTGGGCCTTTACGGGTACGCAATCGACTCTGTTCATACTGTTTTATCTATGCTAATCTTCCGTCCTTACAGGCTCATCGTTGCTCTTTTGCTCAACACGAAGAGCTGAATTCGATTTTTCCGAGACGAGTGCGTTTCACAGTTTAACGGATGTTTACAACTAAATGGCTCCGATCAGCGTGTTCCATATTCATTGGGTGTTCTCTAGACGTCGGATGTGTAAAGGGGGTGTCTTTTTTATTGTTTTTGCTACGATCTGTGTAACATGGCGAAACACGTAAATACTGTGTTTAGATTCTGGTTTTCGATTCAGGCCATGGTAATGTATAACAAATCTTTCATCCACTCCTGAGGACTGTTAAGGGtggcttctttcttcataaAGCAATAGTAATGCAAAGATTAAAATCAAAACCGCTAGCAGGCAAATAACACTGTTTCCATTTCTCCGTACACTATATACGAGGTATCTAGCCATATATAAGTCAGGGAGGAACGCCAACGTATGAGACGGTTTACAAAGCAAACGATATACAAGACAGGTAGCAATGTACTACTGTTAGGATGAGCAAACGAGGGTGGTGGTGCTTGTTATCGTGGTAACCGTCCACCGATCCGGCCGAATAACGTTCTCTGCCGATTTTGAGCTGCCTCTTGTCGAACCCGAGTCGAAGGTCTATCTCTTTCTTCCCGTGTCTTCATCTGGGCCAGCATCCAGTCCCATTGCttatcttcttctctcaacatGCTCTCATTAACCTCGCTGGCAATCCTTCGCCGGCGGGCTTCAGCAGCGGCTTGCTCACCGACCAAGTATGGATCTTCTAATGGGCGGAGAGGGGCCTCTCTACTGTTATTTTGTCGATTGATCGCAGAGTCCCGCATGCCAACAATCAATTCCGCAGCTGCGGCCTGGAGCCATCTGTCCGTAGCCCGCCTCTCTGCTACATTGCGGTAGTGACGGGCCGCCGGTGCGTTGTTGGCCGACCACGTAGGGATCCGGTAATTGTGAGTGTTCAAGGCACTTGTTGAAGCGAGCGGCGGAAGTGGCGGTAGTCCAATAGTCTGCGTCCCGGGCAAAGAGTTCTGTGCTCTGGAGGCGTCTCTCCGCGATGCCGTTCCTGCTACTGCGGCCGCATATGATGGAAGGGCTTCGCTATGCGTCGTCCTAGAGCGGTATGAAGGCACCTCTGAGACTGCTCTCGGCGTTAGTGATTTAAACACTCCATATTCCGAGGCGCTCACCGCCATTGGACGTTGCCAGCTACAAAACGGAATCACTATGTAGCTTCACATACCATAAGAGGGAGCTGCAGAGTGAACTGAGGCTGCATCAAAGTCGTCTGTGCTATACCGGGGTAGAGAGGCTAATCCTGTCATGATGGCGGTGACGCAGTAACCAAACAGTACAAAATACTATGGATCAAATCAAGGCGATTCCAGGTCAAAGTATATCGAGGCTCTCAGCTAGATTTGCACGAAGCTGCTTCCCGTGCAAACGCCGCTAGATAGTTGGTGAATACTATATAGTGGCAATAGAGGCAATACTATACACCAAAGCGAAGACAGATGTGATATGAGGCTGCTATGACAACACACTAGCGAGGAAGCTCAAAGGCGAAGCAAGATGGGATTATTTGCCAAAAGCTTCAATAGCCAACATCTTTGAGATACCACTGACATAGATACAAGATGACAAGAATCAAAGGCGCCTCCATGGCCTAGCCAAAGGGGCAGATGTGCTACTTATGTTCCCATGCATTCCGAACTCTCAGAGACGAGCCGCAAGCGACGGGAATCGGCACGCGACTGGCTCTCCGCAGAGGATTATTGGGGCGGGGAGCATGACTATGGGCGGAGCAAATCTTGGCATTTTCCATAGAGCCGAGAACCTACATGATGACAGCGCGAGGCTCCGCCTTTTTGGGCTTTCTACAGGCCCTCTTTGCTCTATCGAAGGACAGAGCGGCTTAGACTGCAAGTAACTTCGCCGATGAGGTGCAGCCATCAGCCTCTTAGGCTAGGTATTTCGGAGCGGCCCTATCTCAGCAAGTCCAGATGCTCGACAATAATCTTACCCGGATATAGCGGAATCAGAGCTTTAGGATCTTTAGTAGAATAGTATTGGGAACTCTACCCTATAGATGGGGCGAGAATCAGCCTCATCTAGCAGCACCTTGTGTTTTTGCAGGCGGCCCATTTGTAATATGGAAAGTTCTAAATAATGAGAATTGCTCTTTTACAACCAGAGAGAATGAATGGACTGGCATGTGCTTCATAAGGTGGGGGGGGCGCTGCGGGCAAAGGAGCTATTGCTGGAGGGGTTGCCCTTGTATTGGCCATTGGCTTGGTATACATATTTGGTCCCCTACCTTTTTACAAGCTTCTGAATTAGAACTTGATGACAGCAGCTAAACAGTATTGAGTttatagcagcagtaggAATGCGGAGCACTGTTTGGCTCTAATCCTGAGACCGTTGCAGACTTATTTAGGTACCTATAGTAGTAATGGGGCCAAAGCCACTACCTACCTTCCGCAGGCCATTAACACGCTCTACCGCGTAAAGAGTCTCGGAAAGCGCGTTCTGCCCCGTCACTTCTGATTTCTGGGCACCTATTGTTTTCTTGCGAGCACAGAATTCTCTAAACTGCCAAATAGACAAGGAGCTCCTGTCGTCACCAGACTCTCAATCATGCTGCAGTCATGAAAGATATTCTTTAGCTGCCATCTAATCACGATTATGACAATTTCCATCTGTCGCCATGTCAACTCGGCGTGCCGATTCTCCAGATACCGAGTCTGATGGCTCGCGCCAGTCACGACATCAACCGCTACGGCGAGAGAGCTTAGTTatgaggcagagagaagGTCCGCAGGTGCAGTCAAGCACCAAGCGTAAGCGAAATCCCCAACGAGCAACAGACGACGGCGACAATGAGCACGATAGCGACTCCGACGATGTTTACGACCCAGATCAACCactagaagaaagaagaaaggttCAGCAGGGATTTCGCGACCTTCTTCGAAACATCACAGAAAACAGCGAAGAATATCTACAAGGCGACTCTCATGGTCTGCATGAGACCATTTTGCGGGCCAACGAGCTCTCCAAGCAAGTACGACAGACGACTGAAGCCACGATTGATTCACGGCTGCTTGTCAGCACAACCGACCTTTCGTACCGCAAGACCCTGAGGCTCACACAAGGCAGCCTGTCACAAGGAATCGACGGGGACGATTTTATTTCCAAGTGCATCGCGTATATGCGAAATGGTGGGGGAATTGCCAATGACCAATCCCTAGAACTTTCGAGCACCCAGAGGCAACGACGGCGAACGGTACATGATCGAGCAcatgaggatgatggcggggatgtaggagatgaaggagacATGATGAACTGGGCTCATCTCGGCCATTTCGCGTGCTTGCCATATGTCAGGCGGCCTGCGCTGCCTGGCTTTCTTCTTGGTCCATTATCGGTCGAAAAGAAGGCGCGCAAGGCGGCAAAGCGGAGTGCCCCGTTTCGTCCAAATAGCCTGACGGAGACAAGACCCGAAATCCTCAATGTCGATGATCTCGCTAAGAAGGAGAATGATCTGACTGTTATTTGCGGCAAAATTCTTCAGCAACTCTACAAGATCCAGGCCAATGCCCAAGAAACAGTCGCAGACCTGATCACAGATGAtatggaagaggatgaaaaaACCCGGCTTATGCACGAGCATGGATTACGGAGCACCGGTGGTATCGACTTGATGAGATTTGTGGTCAATCCCAAGTCATTCGGACAAACTATCGAGAATCTTTTCTACGTGAGCTTTCTTATCCGAGATGGAAGAGTGGAGATTGATTTCGACGAAGATGGTCTCCCTGCATTAGGTAAGTATCACAGTGATGCAAATTGCAACGGTAGTTCATTCTGGTCATTCATCTCGATACTGACACCATGTTTAGCACCGGTAGATCGAGAgggtgatgatgttggagCTATTCGCCAGTCAACTTCTAAGCATCAGGCTATTCTATCTATGGACATGGAAACCTGGCAAGACATCATTGATACCCTGGGCTTTGAAGAACCCATGATCGAACATCGTCAGGAGTTGTCCGCTACCGGCCCCGGGGCCAGAGGCTGGTACGGCTAGACAGCCATTGTACCTCAAAATAGCTGAAAGGAGGCTTTGACTATTCATTGAAGAAAATTTTCTACTGCATCTAAATTTAGAAAGGGGGAGCCCGATATCTTGACCAGACAAAGACTAAGTCTGTTGTATACGCATATCACGAACTATGTCTTTCATCCCTATACCCTGTTGTGTAGGCCAATCTGGTTGGCTGTGTGAtcaaagaaggagaggcgCTCTTTTGACCTTTGACAGAGCTGCATAGCGTAGAAAATCTGATGTGGAGAATACCTTGTGAGCAACAAAGAAATAATGGGAAATCCTTTTGATTCAGACTTCTTCATTGAGAAATGCGGTTTCATCCTTGGCATCTGCTGACCTTGAAAAT is drawn from Trichoderma atroviride chromosome 7, complete sequence and contains these coding sequences:
- a CDS encoding uncharacterized protein (BUSCO:EOG092D0C9Q); its protein translation is MADYQYNPRAPPGQRQPPRGYPDQNGNYQRDAAFSNIFGAAPPGGGRSQTMTSASVPPMLDQGRTHTISSASGMHRQPPPRPGQGYYNDREQAPRPRPVDHMANGNYPGQRSASGPQVPSSQAQYLQQQQQQARRPYPGPPGTGPPRFDSRGPPLPSGGPRGPVQRPYQGGQPPALNSDAYRSQSLASMPRPQMYPGQTNYNQSSANQFRQAPYNNQHALSRTTAQGRVVPDRHDDRSMSLTGVYHPQDRDGTQTMSGRVIPNRRAPNDANPGSGYSAQTAHYAPMPGTQTRTQTMTSTSSTVDHGRTFSMASMMSTASTITPPSESDAGTLVQRPGRSRSIDSERPTTATTKIRAPLVYPALLSRVAECFRQKIIVGDRTKNELTYKNAFSGSEAVDVLSYIIRTTDRNLALLLGRSLDAQKYFHDVTYEHRLRDSQSEMYQFRESLMDEPEDTPVNGVFVLLSECYSPTCTRDQLCYSIACPRRLEQVSRLNLKITSGLRKEDSANVNDDEVDKTDEQKLWINSVPKEVADAVSEREKKRQEVISEICYTERDFVKDLEYLRDFWIIPLRSKASPIPLQRRERVVKNIFSNIIDHPSVHSVSSRFASSLTTRQQKDPIVQNIGDIFLEFVPQFEPFIFYGSRQLEAKFEFENERSINPFFSKLVDEIERRKESRKLELNGYLTKPTTRLARYPLLLENVLKYSEDGSADKEDIPKVLTMIRDLLGRVNAESGKAENRFNLRRLQEQLRFRPNERVDLKLTEDGRELVFKSQFKKSPTESAELTGFLFDHAVLLVRIKQNGKAEEVKAYRRPIPLELLAIREMEEVIPSDGGVKRSASSLLPAIRANAGDAKKGEGWPITFRHLGKAGYELTVYAANQAARKKWLEHIDASQQRLRARADFFTTNIISSNFFVGTNQVNCVSPFDGGRKLLYGTDNGVYISDRKNTEAVPRRVLETTSVTQIDILEEYQLLLVLSNKTLLSYSLSALTSDDPALAKRPKKIQNHCSFFKSGICMGRHLVCCVKSSTLSTTIKVFEPNDAMTKGKKQKGLGKLMGGGFDELRPFKEFYIPTESSSVHFLKSKLCVACARGFEVVSLETLETQSLLDQADTSLDFVARKEGAKPIHIERLNGEFLLNYSEFSFFVNRNGWRARPEWRIDWEGSPQNFALSYPWILAFEPNFVELRNIENGAVHIVPHKNIRMLHSSTHEIIFAYVDERGEDVVESIDFWKSSRRSDVFGAQPPAQTTQQR
- a CDS encoding uncharacterized protein (TransMembrane:4 (o12-33i54-75o87-109i130-155o)), with protein sequence MESELAPKFAPFIGMGGIAAAMIFGSIGAAYGTAKSGIGIAGVGTFRPDLIMKCLIPVIMSGILAVYSLVIAVLIAEDLAAPSAKSYSLFTGFMHLGCGISVGMTGLAAGYCIGIVGDTGVRAFMAQSRIFVGMVLILIFGEVLGLYGLIVALLLNTKS
- a CDS encoding uncharacterized protein (EggNog:ENOG41), producing the protein MTGLASLPRYSTDDFDAASVHSAAPSYVSEVPSYRSRTTHSEALPSYAAAVAGTASRRDASRAQNSLPGTQTIGLPPLPPLASTSALNTHNYRIPTWSANNAPAARHYRNVAERRATDRWLQAAAAELIVGMRDSAINRQNNSREAPLRPLEDPYLVGEQAAAEARRRRIASEVNESMLREEDKQWDWMLAQMKTREERDRPSTRVRQEAAQNRQRTLFGRIGGRLPR
- a CDS encoding uncharacterized protein (EggNog:ENOG41~BUSCO:EOG092D2PVH), whose amino-acid sequence is MSTRRADSPDTESDGSRQSRHQPLRRESLVMRQREGPQVQSSTKRKRNPQRATDDGDNEHDSDSDDVYDPDQPLEERRKVQQGFRDLLRNITENSEEYLQGDSHGLHETILRANELSKQVRQTTEATIDSRLLVSTTDLSYRKTLRLTQGSLSQGIDGDDFISKCIAYMRNGGGIANDQSLELSSTQRQRRRTVHDRAHEDDGGDVGDEGDMMNWAHLGHFACLPYVRRPALPGFLLGPLSVEKKARKAAKRSAPFRPNSLTETRPEILNVDDLAKKENDLTVICGKILQQLYKIQANAQETVADLITDDMEEDEKTRLMHEHGLRSTGGIDLMRFVVNPKSFGQTIENLFYVSFLIRDGRVEIDFDEDGLPALAPVDREGDDVGAIRQSTSKHQAILSMDMETWQDIIDTLGFEEPMIEHRQELSATGPGARGWYG